Part of the Trypanosoma brucei brucei TREU927 chromosome 2, complete sequence genome, aaggaagggaaaagaatcAAACAGCTCGTTCCTACACACATGTTAAATGTTTATATAAATTAATGTGTGTACATATGTGTATAAGTAGGATACGGATGTAGTTACGCCATAAATTCTGACGCGAGGGAAGGCGCAGAGGAGTGGCGTAATAGGAAAGTAAATTTAATCGGGGTAACAACTgcagccccccccccccaaaaaaaaagaaatataatgATGCATACACAGGTGTCTGCATTTGTATGCAACTGAGGATGTGtataactttttttcttttttttctttttctcttgtgcGTGCTagctttttcactttttattttgtccttGTCCTTCTTCTATTTTACGTTTTCTCTCGCAATTAATCTGCGCCACGACAGCAGagtctcctttttttttgttttcgtccaCTCACTGTAGGAAACCATTTTGTCTCCCGACCCTCTCTACTCCTTTCCCGTGATACGAAATGGCTAAACATGCGCGTACATGAGAGCGCGGTAAATgaagtgtaaaaaaaaaaagggaatcgGGAGAGGTACACGCCATGAGTTGTGTGTTAGCAATATGAGGAGCGTACGACTTATTTCAGCGAGTGATTGTAGTTTGTGGAAGTGAAACTGACATTACTGTGGAGTGCAGTTACTCGGGATAATCCGTCACTCACCCACTCACtaaatttattattattattattgttatgatTAACGTGTTGTTTggtacttttgtttttgttcctaTTTCAGTCATCTGCAtctatttcccctctttttaaaaaaaaaatttatcttgattccctcttttgttaGTGCCGTGTCCAGTACATCGTTGCAGAAGAACGTAAAAAGGGAGCGGCGCGACGGTGCTTTTGCATCAGTCGGTACGTTTTACATGTGGCGGATCACGCGGCTCTGCTGCAAACAACTCATACGGGATGAATCTTTAGTTTCCCTTCCACCCGCTGTGCACCGATTGGAAGTTTACCGAAACGCCGTAAGTGTTGACTGCGAGGAGCGCATCTGCGCGGAGTTGGGCCTTCTGCTGCAACGTGAGGGACACACCGCCTTTGCTGAGGGCTCCACTCCGCAGCAGAAGATTGTGAAGCACACATATTTGGAACTGCATGGTGCTCATAAGGACTTTACGGAGGTGAAGAGTTTCCAACGGAAGGAGACGCGGAGACTCCCTGGTTTATTATGGTCCCCCACTCTTGTGTCATGGATGAATGAAGTGGTGCCACGGGTACGTGTGTTTCCAGTGGGTGTAATGCCAGACACGGCAAGGGTTGTGGAACATAATATGACAGGATATGAAATGCATATGGAGCACCCCACCGTTggttgttcttttctttacttatCGTTGCTATCTGATACGGTCCTCACGTTCGACGATGAGGCTACGGGGCGCTATGGTGAAGTGTTTCTCCCCCAACGTGCGTTAATGTGCTGCTCCGGCGAGATTCGTTGGGGCTGGCGCTTCGGCGAGCAGTCTCGTGAGGTGCACACATTTGTTAATGCTTCTGGCGTTCGACGGGTTGTGGAGCCGGATCTGCGGCTGAGTGTGCAGTTGTGGAAGTTTACACCACAATTGCTGGATGCGCGGCTGCTGCAGGATCGTGTTGAGGAGTCAATGAAGCAAAGGGAGGCTGAGGAGTCAAATGAAGTAGTCGAAACCATTGCTGTGGACCGTAAGAAGAATGAAGAGGAGCATAAGGGCTCTGCCTCCTCCCATGCATTGTTTAGCGCCCTAGCGGAAAAAGGTGCCTCCGGGACAGGGCCTCTCGGTGGTGAGTATGTGGAGGGGAGAACGCAGGCCTGCAAGGgtgtggaaggaaagagcATGACGATGGAAGATATTGGTCGGGACTACAACACCTACAAGCAACAGTTTCAAAACGTTCACGGTGTGCTACAAGAGATGAAGGCACTGCAGGATGCGGGTCAACCCATCAATGACATGTGGCTGAGGAAGCGTATACTTGATGGTCAGAAGGATGACAATCATGACGCGCAGGACGGTTTCGATCCAAACGATGTGGAGGGAACGTGGGATCGTGTGGATGCAAAGGCACGGTTCTACAAGGCACGCCTGAAGGGTATGGACTACGATGGCAccgccaacagcaacagctcGATGCCGGATGTGACAGAAGACGCTCCTCTTGATATGAAGAAGACAATTCAGAAGATCGCCCCACTCGTAAAGGACGGCGATAAGATCCTTGCGAGCCTGCCGTGTGGTCAATGATTTGGTCGTAAGGCTGGTGTTCGGTTTCCCTGTTGCTCCGGAAGGTAATTATCCGCGGAGGAACATGAAGAATGCAGAAAGCGATTCGTAagtatttatgtgtgtgctgGTGCGCAAGAGAAGTACTCAACATGTTAGTGGAAGGCAAATGCCAAAGGAATAAACGACCACTACGGGGCGGGCGAAGTCACTGACCATCGTCATTGGAGGCACGTGTACATTTGTGGGGATGCTTTACGGGGGGAAATATCTGCCGTTGAAGTTTCATATAGCTTTGGTATCCCTTACTGGGGTGAAGGTGAGTTCGTTGCAATCCGTGCTATCAAGAGTTTATGTCCTTATCAACACTCCTCTACAAAGCAGAAGTTAGGCAAGGTTTAGTTAGTCGCAACGCTGGCGTCTGGCTGAATATGTGTTGGTGCACTACGCAAGAAGTGGCCGAGGTGCTAAGCATCAGTAGACTCCGCGGTGATGTGTCTGAGTCCGCGCGGAAAACAGCGGACGAACGGTTCATGCAGTTGCACAACGGTTCTATGAACATAGGCGATATTTTGACTGAGGTTGCCGTGAATCGGGGTGTGTGTGGCGGTGCCCCTTCCGACAGTCTGCAGCTTGCGGCTGCGCTTGCACTTGAGCCGCTAGTAACCAAAGGCCGATGGTGCGAGGGTAATGGTTTCAACGACAAGGTGCGTGTGCTGGATATGTTGTTGGGTTTTTTGAGTGATGAGGCAGTCATGAGCAGTGGTAATGCTACACACACAGGTCGGGTGCGCGTTTCTCTTTGTCTTTGCCTGTGCCAAATCATTACGTTTGAGAGTCCTACACCGTACTGGAACGGGGTTTTGTCTGATTGCCTTGCGTCCATCGTTTCAGATTGGTCCGGCAGTCAATATGAGATGATAGACAATGATAGCGAACACATTTTCAAGTCATTTCGTCATATTGTTGTACTCCAGCTATCGGAGTTGTGTGCATCCAATACTGCGCTGTGGTGGTATATGGTGTCTACACTGTCGCGTTGTCTTGTGGAGGGATCGTCCTCTTTTCCGGTTGGGGATGTGCGGAGGCACTTCAGCTTTTCTGTAGTCTTGCGACTCATGCGGCGGCGGCCGCGGGTGAGTGATACACACGAGGGGATGAGACCGGCagattcttttatttttggccCTGCATTTCGGCAGCTCATTGATGGCAGTCTTCAGCAGGCTGTGGCGCTCGCAGGGAGCGACAGGTGGAGCCATGTAGCTGTGCAACAAGAGTGCCGATTACTGCTAGATATTTCATCCCATTTGATAAGCAACGCCGAGTTTGCAGCTCAACTGTTTCGGTGTAGTGTCGATCTGCTTGTACTTGCAGAACCTACAGCATATGACACTATTGCTGCAAGTACTTTGGTCGCAGCAGTGGCAGCTCGAGTGGATAGCGCCCTTGAGTGTATGTCTGGGGTGTTGCAAGCATTTCCTGAGGTGTCGTTGCGGTTCGACGCAGGGGAGGTAACATCTAAACTCCTCAACTGTATGGCGGGCGCTGCTGCAGCGGCACGGGGTGATGAatgtgatgatgacgatgataaGGAAGCAGAGTTGCTTGGAATGCTGCGTGAGGACTACGTTGTGCCGTTGGGTTGCGCGGGGGGCGATACGACGTCAACTGCCGGTGCCGTGCTTGAGTTGTTGGTAGAGGCAAATCCCCAGCAACTTTCTACTATCGTGGACGCGCTTTGTAATTGTTGTTCTTCCGCGGAGggtttgttgtcgttgttaaGGTCCGCTCACTGGCGGGCCTGGGCTGCGGCCTTGCGGTGCTGTTGTCGTGTGtgtgaggaaggggaaacatCACTCATTGACCGGATGCCGCACGTTGAGGATAAACTAATGTTGCCACTTGCGCAGCTTTTGCACGAGAGCACAGAATCTATGGTGTCGGTGGAGCTTATTGACTTGCTTTCTCTGTGTCTCGTACGGACGACTCAGGGAGCACTTGGATGTTCATTTCTGGCGCTCCTCGATGGTGTTTTCCATCATTGCAACAGCGTGTTTGGTTTAGCGACCGGTGGAACAGGTATTGCAGCGCGCGGAGGCGGGTCAAGTCAGGTTGCACTGCTTTCCGTATCTGTCTACGCTGTGCACCGGCTTTTATCGCGATGTGGTGAGTCTGTTACCTCAACACTTGTTGCGGCATGCGACGTGCAATTGTGGTTAGAGCGCTCACTTTCTGTACTTGCAAGTGGTGGGTTGCTTGCCGTTTACTGCGGGGCGTACGCTGTCAAAACGCTTCTGTCATTCGCCCCGCGAACGGCTTCCCACTACCCCGCGTTGGCCGCAGCGGCTGTTGATAGCGCATGCAGACACTGTGGTATACCGGACGCATCGTCCCTTTTTGCCGGCTTGCTCACTTGTTTGTGTGATCACAAGGAAGGCGAATGCGCTCTCGCAGGCGAATTGCTGTCGGTTGTGGCTCACCATTGCCAACTCGCGACTCCTCACCGGTCCGTGCTTTTGCGAAGTACCTCCGATTATGTGCTTCGCGCCTCGAAGCTTTGCCTTGAGGAAAAGAGTCGATTGCAGGATGGAGTGGAAAGTAACACATGCCAGCAATGCAAGGTGCTCCAGCTTGTGCGGTGCTTTCCCTTAATAACTCATTTTACCGTTAGTGACGCTCCTCACGATGAGGCAACGACGAGGCTTCTCTCAAGTTGTTTCGCCGCCtcatcttctgttttgtttgtgcttgATGCCATCGATGACGACGTGTTGGCGGACATGGGCTCTTCTCTTATTGCACTGTTTCATGCCTCCACTGGTGCAAACCGTAGTTGTACGACGTTGTCTACCGTATGTACCGCCATGAGTGTGGTAGGACTCGTTAACCCATCATTTTTCAATGATGGCGCTGTGTTATCTGCTGTGTTGactctttttaaaaaggagGTTGAGGTTGCCCCAAGAAAAGGGATGGATTACATTGGCTGTTGCTTGCCGGTAGCCCTTTCTTGCGTGCGCCACCCCCAGCAACTCAGTGTTATTGCAGGAGGTGACTTAACACCTGCAGCTGCCCGTGGTGTGCCTGTCGCTTCAGCTTGGTTAGTAATGTTTGGAGTGTGGAGttctatttcccccttcgcaGATCACTTCACGTCGTTGTATTTTCTTGCGGCATGGCACCGACTTCTACTTTATGCCGTATCGGTTCGGGCAAGCGATGCCAATAGGCTTGATATGCTTGCTACCAGTGCGCCTTGTTGCTGTGTTTACGCACTGCCAAGTTTGCACGTGAAGTCGCTTCCGGCCAGAAGACTGGCGGGTTGCAGTATTGCGCAATGCATTGCTGCTGGTTTGTCGTTGGTAGTAGTTAGGGGCCAGCGAGCGGCGAAATCACAAATGCTAGACGCGGAAATACGGAAGCCACTGTACATTGCAAGAAGGTACAAAGCCTTGTCTGGTCTCACAATGCACGAGTCGGGGGCTGATATATTTTTATCAATGAGTGTACCTGAGGGTGCGAGTTGGTTGCTCCAACAAATGTGTGACGCTGGATATGAAGCGGAGGTCAATATGGCTATGCTTTTTGCTGCAGACTGTTGATGCAATTAATCCTCTGCTGTTTGTAACGTTATTATCCACTTACTTATCTCATATTCCATCGCAAGAACGATGACTGTTCCCTCATAATGTTTTTTTATAAATCGCTGTTGTCGTCTTATTGTTAAACACtacgcatatatacatatctatatgtatgtgtatatgtatgtatgttttttttttttttgcaagcTCTCTTTGTCTGCAGGTATcgaaacttttttctttttttcttttttgtcgtcaatctttttttgttttattcttttcaatGGCCCAAGCGAATCAGACAAAGCGATGGTGCGCATGCATGGTAATGGTCATGGCAAGGCTGCATCGGCCTTGCCGTACCGCCGGACACCACCGACGTGGTTGAAATCCTCCAGCCGGGATGTTATCGATGCCGTTTGCAAGTTGGCAAAAAAGGGGCTTTCACCAAGTCGTATTGGCATGCAACTTCGTGACTCGATGGGTATCGCGCAAGTGAAAAATGTGACGGGCCGCAAAATTTTACGCATTTTAAAGCACAAGGGCATGGCGCCTGAGATCCCTGAGGATTTGTACTGCTTAATTAAGCGGGCAACTCAAATGCGTAAGCACCTTGAGCGCAACACGAAAGATAAGGATACGAAGTTCCGTCTTATTTTGGTTGAGTCCCGCATTCACCGCCTTGCACGGTATTACAGACGCGTGAAGCAACTTCCACCCACGTGGAAATATGAGTCCAGCACGGCTTCAGCCATGGTTGCATAACTGTATGCCCAAcgctcttgttgtttttttcaacactctttttattgttataattatagtcataattgttattgttgttgttttttctgtttttgtttaatgaATGTAACGGCTGttgctgccttttttttttttcgggagGGGTGGGGAGTTGGGGATGTTGTGCCCCCTCCACCTTTTCTCATTGGTCCAACCTGTTGtgatctttttcttttttgcaacCCAATAACCTctccatattattattttttcattttcttgcaCGTGCCCCCACATCGACCctcttttttacattttgAAGTGTTACCGGGGGCCCttgtgagttttttttttactcgtttccccctctttccacTTCAAGCAATATTTTGCTGTAGGGGGAAACAGGGGAAAGTGAGGGCACcaaataaaaggaacaacTCGGTACACCTCAGTCAGCGTTgaacaagaacaagaacaacaacaacaacaacaagaacaagaacatcaaaaacaaaaaaaaaagaattgttAGGTCATACTCACAGAGGTGATTGGAAGGTCACTTAGTTTTACGATTATCATTGCTTACTCACACATTTGTATGGGTGATCACGAGTcctaaaaagaaacaaacaagaaaagaaagagaaggtgTGACTCTTTGTGATCATACATAAATAGTTTTGAACCTATCATGCGGCGCTTTACACTTATAACGagatattttcctctttttcatccaTCTGCAGGATGTTTCCAATCAACGGAGAAAAAGGAGCAGGGAAACGAGCGGCATCGCAAGTGGTCGTGTGATTCTCCACTTGACGAAACTTGTGCTGAAGAACTGGAGAAGGATGCATCACAGCGTGGTTTCATGCGGCGTGATTCGGCTAACTCAAAAGTGTATATGGAAGAAACCCTACCGAAACCAGAGCGCATTAGTGGAGGTGTCGCTGTAATGAATTTACCTCCTATGGAAAAGGAACGGACAGAATTCGACGTGTATCAGCGGTCAACGCGTGATTACACATCACAAGTTACGCCGTATGGCACGGTGGGTGTTGGTCTTGGCGCTGGTTTTGGTGCTCGTGAAGATAAACGACTTGGTTTCCTCCGACCCCGTAAACTACAACCTTTCGGTGGGGAAAGTAGCATCGTGCCGAAGTATGATGAGAATGGCATGCCCATTGACGAGTCGCTCACGCGAGAACAGCTGATTAAGAAGCGGCTTGCTTACATGAAGAGTTTTGAGGGCACGACGATGAGTCATCGGGAGCATTTTTTGTTAGTCGACTTAGATTTTGAGAAGGATGCGATGATATTTGGTACGACGCGGGAGGAGTTTGAGAGGAACGTAACGAGGTTAAAACAAGTAATTAGCGAATACAGTAGGTGGGAGCGTACGGACAACTTTTACCTTTACAGCACTATCGTACTTAAGATACTTACGGCTTGGGTGCTTTTGGAATGCATACAACAATACTACGAACTCCAGTTGTTTTCCATCCACTATGATGATTTTGTCGAGGCGACGGAGGAGACACTTAACTCCCTAGCGTACGATCTTGAACGGGATATGAAGCGCGCACGGGAGGAGCTGATAGCCAATCCACCCGATTTTCGACCCGTGGTGGAGGCCATCCGCCGGGAAAAGCGACGACTGCTTGATGAAGATGCGAAACGCGTAACGAAGGAAACACCAGTCGTCGACAGTAGTggaagtgaagaagcaaAGGAGAGGAATGCTACTGATGGAGTCTCCCTTGCATCACAGTTGGATGATATTATACCCGCATGTATTGGGGGTGATGGCTGTCCCAAACAACCTCTTGAGGGAACAGTGGTGCCGTTGGAAACCTCTGCATTAAACCGAGACTTCAGGGATGATGACGCTCTTCGGCCGCACCCAATGGATACGACACAAGAAAAACTGTATTTGGATTCTCTCCGGAGACGTGAAGCACAGAAGGAAATGCGACGCCTCCAGGATCAAGCAGTTGATGCGGGCCCTTCGGTAGGTGTGTTCGGTTCCTTCTGGCAGTGGGTTCGTGGGGGCGGTAACGTCATAATAACGCCTCTGCTGCAGGAAGATTTTACTCGTCTCTCCTACGCTGCCAGTCCGACAAGTATTGAAACACTGCGTTCGATTCGCCGTATCCTTCTCCCACGGAGCGAAGATCACATTCAGGTTGTACGGGAGGAAATGCTGGAGTACAAACGAGAGAAGGAGTTGAGATGCATCCATCACTCCTCGGATCAGGAATGAGGGATGTGATTCATTCTGGAGGTGAATGCACATTACGCTGTTAGCGTATATCTGTTTGTGTGATAAGGTGGCGAAGGCCCAAATAATATCGGTGGTGCTCCCTCCTCTCACACGCGTTTAAACTGATGAACGCGTGGACACTTATGAGGGTGAGATGTGGTTGGGGGAAGGTGGCATATTTGTGTATGATGAAAACGCACACTTACGTGTGCGTCTGTGTCtgtgtttctgtttgttttttaattttttgaagCTTTCCCACATGGGGGTTACCCTGTTTTAATAACTATAATTTTTCTTGTgcgttcccccccccccatccCCATCCCCTTTgcctccctctttccttaAGTTTCCTCTTCGCAACTACCGAAGCAGATAGGTCTTTGAAgttagaaaagagaaacaataaGAGGTGTTTGCTTTGGTGAGAGAGTGGTCGTGCATGAGGGAGCCGAGTGGGGAGGCATTTAGGCAAATTTAGCACCTTAGTGTAGTAGAgcttttatcattatcattattattgttattaaagGTTGCAATGAATCGCGACAAGGGTAAGTTCCCCCAATTACCCCCTGTTCTTGTGCAATGCAATGAACTTGAGTCATACTTGCGTACCCTTAATGATCAACTGGCTGAGCGTTTGGGATGCCTGTGGAGAAATGTGGCGGAGATGCAGGGGGTAGTGAGGACTCTTGACATACATGTGAAGCTGATTCGTACTTTCTTGCGTGAGCATGCAGTTCTTACTCTCAGTGATAAACTTTTTGAAGACGAACTTGTGTTCGATGGCGGTGACGCGGTTGATTCTTTTCTGCCAGAATTCTTACGAAAGAGGTTTAATGAGTCCGCCACCGAAACAGAACTGTCTCGGTCTTCCGTAACGGACGAGAGCGAACAAAGCAACGATATCAGAGAAAGATTCGGTCGCATCAACCGCATTTGCAAAGATCGCTTTATTCGCCAGAAGGAGAGGAACGAGGAGGAGCACCGTCTTCAAACGGAGAGGATGGATGCATGTAGGCGTGTTGAAGCAATGTGCCGCGCACTTGAAGCATCCCAAACAACTCATATGGACAAGCTGGAGCGTGTCAGCTACTGGCTGTATCCAATTCCCGAATATGAGAATTTTTATTCTGAAAACGCGAGTGGTGAAGGTGGTGATGAATTACTTCGAGATGTTAGGGGGCAAACCAAGGGGGCAAGGGTGGTGCAGGAGCTACACGAAACAATACGGAATGCACCGATTTTCCTTGAGTTCCGTAGGTTGTTGTTACGCGATGTCTCGGAGCGCTTGGCAGGAGCTCTTGACCAGCACTCCATGGATATTGCCAACTCCAACATTGCAAGTGTATGTGATTGTGAAGGCTTCcgcaaagggaagagaaaaaatgctGGAGCGGTAGGTTCTGTGGATGACGGAAGTATCTCCAACCCTCCGGATTCCGCATCATTGGCGGAGCAACGACTAAGGGTGCGTAACAACGGTTATATTCACATTAGTGAGGTCGAGGCTTTACTGAATGCCAGAGTGGAGGCTACACCCGTGTTAAACAAGGGTAACGACACCAATGCGAAATTAATAGAAAGGCGTCTACTGGAACGCATCGAAAACCTCGAGGAAAGAATGGCAATGTATGAAGCGGAACGTAAGGAATTCCGGAAGATTCTTTCCGCAGTCGTCGATGCGCATCGGAGCAGGCACGGAATCGGGATGTCTCTCCGTGAGGCTGTTCTTTCTTCACGTTCAACGAGGAAAGGAGAGCATCAGGATGGTCACAGTAACTTCACTCTGTATGAAATATCCGATCCCCGGCGGTTTGCAGCGAAAGGCACCCCACCGGGCTCAAAAACACAAGCTTCATCTTCTGGTCGAATAATTGGCTCGTCACCAAGTCCACGAGGAGACAAGAAAGCAATTGTAGAACCACTCAACCCGTTGGTGGTCTCGGGGGAAGCATCGTACCGTACGGTGGACACATCAACGGTTACGCGTGAGACATCAACGCAGGAGGACATCAACATGACAGCGAATCAAGCGGCGTACCTCTCTTATGTTATGGGTAAGAAAGGTTGCCGTGATGTCGAGAATCTCCCACCGTTACCTTACGACCGCAAAACGTTCAAATGAGCATTGGCTTATGCCTTTGCATATGTATTCGCATATCGGAGACTCTCATTTCGATGGACAggccttttctttgttccttttccctgtttttttctttcttcctccctttttacgAGACATCGACCGCTGCGTGTAATGGTACTTCTTTTCCTGCATTCGCACGCGCACGTACGCAGGATTGATAGTGTACACGCTGGTGCGTGTAACTGTGTTGTGCGCATTCAcgtgtaatatatatatatatatatatatatatattacggAGAGGACAAACGTGCATGTCctcacttctttttgcatGTAAATTtattatcctttttttttccattctgTTGCGTTTGTATGTTAGAGGTTATCTCTTGCTGCTTGGGTGTGCTCTACCGTGATATACCACCTAGTTCATGTGCTTCCCGATGGTGTTGTAACCCTCTtgactttcatttttcttctgaaGAGAATTTTAAAGGGTAATGTCGCTTTCATGTGGACCACGAACCCCCTATATGCCACGCATggaaagattttttttactgctgTTGACAGGACAGGCGCTGTTATGCCATTTTCATCAACCGGCTGCAGCAGTTGTTGGGTTACAAGAAGCTAACATGACACTCGAAGCCAGGGACTGGTCACAAGACAGTGCTGTATTAGATACCTCCGTGAAGGTGGTAACGTCTACCGTATGTGGATTAATAAATAGCACCGAAGAAATTTCCATTCCCAATGGCTGGTGCGTAGCTTTCCTCACTCCTATGGCGCCTGGTAAGTTGACACTTAACATACATGCAGAGACATCAAATGTGCGAGATTTCGTCACGGTGAGTGATACGTTTCGCTATTGGGTGGGTGATGATTCCAAAGACCTAATGGACCGCATCACGGAAGCTGTCAACAGGGAATTGGGAGTGCAGTATTCCACACTCAGTAAATTGAGCGGAGTTTACTCTTCTCCCTGTCGCAGTAGTAAGGTTAATGAGATGCTTCCTCTGTGCAACTCCACACGTAATTGTAAGACTGTTCTGTCATTTGAAGGACTGAAGAGCAATGTGACGGAGTTTCTGTGTGCCCGTGTGCCTAAACCTTGTGAAAAACACGTACAAACAGAGGAGGTGTGGGGTGGAAATGTAGAGATTATCATTGAGGGAGTGAAGAATAGCATGGAGATCGCGATTGACCTTGTAGCTGAAGTAAGAGAAGGAAATTTCAGTGCCGAGCGGATCGAATTATTGCAGGATGAACGAGCCGCGCAACTTTTTGCATCGAACGAGTTAAAAATGTACGATTACCCTCTTAtagacgaaaagaaatgcGCGAGCGGGAATGACTTGTGGTTGCTTCTCATCGCTGTGCCGCTTAtcctgttgcttttttcgtttcgttaCATTTTCGGTATTGGACGACGGAGTGGCAAGCATATAGAGCGGAACGCAATTATTGATGACGAGGTGCATGGACAACAAATGGGAACGGCGTGCCTTCCTGGACAGTTCCAAGAGTTTATGTACGTGGATCCACAACAATTAAACGGTTGTGAGGGTAACGAATTCATTCAAGAGGCAGATCAAATATTAGAGAATCAGTATACACCACAGTTTACCCCTGCATGTGCTGAGGGGGATGGTGAAACCGCTTCATGCCCTGGTGAAGAACACACTGAAGACAATGCCATATATGAATACGGCACAGAGCAACAGTTTGGAGCTGGCGGTGACCGTGCAGATCATGTTTGAGCAGTCGGCAAGGAACCGAGTATTTAGCAGAGGGTGAGTGATGcatacatttcttttttttgtttttgtttttgtagtTGGTCGGAAGTTTGGACGTGCGGGattctgtgtttttttttcttctcattaTGTGGGAGAGCTGagaaagaattttttttttcccgctTTTCTTTCGACGTACATAGAATGGATCTAGGGAGGAGAAACTATGCACCCATAGAAGTGgagtgcatttttttttttttgactcctccctctctttatttgtctctttatttcccctcctcctttcctctcaACTTCTTCGGCATATATGGAGGtgatttgtgtgtgtgtgtgtggggggggatGGCATTCCGTTTACATGTGTGTATACGCCCatacgtatgtatatatttatttttgccaGGTAAGAGAAGGCACGTACTAGTTGCGATGATGTtagtgttttttctttccatcgcTTAATACCggtatatttgtttttggttatttttgttgttgcgtaCGACTTATCATTTTATCAAACTGTTTGTCCCCCTTATTTAACCCGTTTTACGCCCCATCGCTTACCCTGCGGACTGCATCAGTTGATTGGAAATGCGGGTGCACTAACGGAGTTTGTTACCGTTGTGTTTCTCTTGCATTGAGGTtgagttttatttttcttcatttctctccttccttccttccttctttatttatttttttgttcccacGTGCTTCGTGCGCTGCATCCGCTTGAAGATATATCGCCATCATTATTTAAGCCAAACAGAAGTGAAAGTAGCAAAAGAGATCTATAAGGAAAGGTTGCAACAGTCATACCAGGTATTAAACAATGGCACATTCAGATCGCCAATGTACAAACGCAGCGCAAACTGCATTGTCAGATGCTGTTGAGTCGGCACGGAAGCACAACAACGGTTTTGTCGATCCCGCGCATCTTGCGCTTGTATTGTTTAAGAATGAAGATGGACTTGCTTCACGTGTATTGCGTAAACTCAATGCGGGTACGGTGCTGGAG contains:
- a CDS encoding 40S ribosomal protein S13, putative; the encoded protein is MVRMHGNGHGKAASALPYRRTPPTWLKSSSRDVIDAVCKLAKKGLSPSRIGMQLRDSMGIAQVKNVTGRKILRILKHKGMAPEIPEDLYCLIKRATQMRKHLERNTKDKDTKFRLILVESRIHRLARYYRRVKQLPPTWKYESSTASAMVA
- a CDS encoding hypothetical protein, conserved (similar to GP:6249541: hypothetical protein {Trypanosoma brucei}.), whose amino-acid sequence is MNRDKGKFPQLPPVLVQCNELESYLRTLNDQLAERLGCLWRNVAEMQGVVRTLDIHVKLIRTFLREHAVLTLSDKLFEDELVFDGGDAVDSFLPEFLRKRFNESATETELSRSSVTDESEQSNDIRERFGRINRICKDRFIRQKERNEEEHRLQTERMDACRRVEAMCRALEASQTTHMDKLERVSYWLYPIPEYENFYSENASGEGGDELLRDVRGQTKGARVVQELHETIRNAPIFLEFRRLLLRDVSERLAGALDQHSMDIANSNIASVCDCEGFRKGKRKNAGAVGSVDDGSISNPPDSASLAEQRLRVRNNGYIHISEVEALLNARVEATPVLNKGNDTNAKLIERRLLERIENLEERMAMYEAERKEFRKILSAVVDAHRSRHGIGMSLREAVLSSRSTRKGEHQDGHSNFTLYEISDPRRFAAKGTPPGSKTQASSSGRIIGSSPSPRGDKKAIVEPLNPLVVSGEASYRTVDTSTVTRETSTQEDINMTANQAAYLSYVMGKKGCRDVENLPPLPYDRKTFK
- a CDS encoding hypothetical protein, conserved (similar to GP:6249542: hypothetical protein {Trypanosoma brucei}) yields the protein MSLSCGPRTPYMPRMERFFLLLLTGQALLCHFHQPAAAVVGLQEANMTLEARDWSQDSAVLDTSVKVVTSTVCGLINSTEEISIPNGWCVAFLTPMAPGKLTLNIHAETSNVRDFVTVSDTFRYWVGDDSKDLMDRITEAVNRELGVQYSTLSKLSGVYSSPCRSSKVNEMLPLCNSTRNCKTVLSFEGLKSNVTEFLCARVPKPCEKHVQTEEVWGGNVEIIIEGVKNSMEIAIDLVAEVREGNFSAERIELLQDERAAQLFASNELKMYDYPLIDEKKCASGNDLWLLLIAVPLILLLFSFRYIFGIGRRSGKHIERNAIIDDEVHGQQMGTACLPGQFQEFMYVDPQQLNGCEGNEFIQEADQILENQYTPQFTPACAEGDGETASCPGEEHTEDNAIYEYGTEQQFGAGGDRADHV